From the genome of Toxoplasma gondii ME49 chromosome XII, whole genome shotgun sequence:
ATTGCGGAATTTTTCGAGCACCAAAACCGCAAAGCGATCCACTGAGTGCACTCGATAAGTTGTCCGGGACTCTGACAGCAGCTTAGAAAGAGCACGTCAAACTCACTGGAAAAAGGAGCTtagaggaagaaagagtgGTGGGAGTTCTTGAGCGAAAGCGGTCTCGACGTCGATTTGGTGCTTGTCCATCAGTCTCCGGTTGTAGGACGTGGCCCACTTGGACGCGTTGGAAACGTACATCTCGTGTTTTAGCGTCATGAGTTGCTTCCAAAACCGGCTCCCGAGAGGAGCGTGGACGAACGAGTCGAGCGCTGTGCAGCTGGGCATCTGAGGCGCTCGCTTCTGCGCGTccgcttgcttcttcgtgctctgttttctgtcgccCTTTGTTTCCGTCTTGCGAGAGAAGTCGGCAGTGCAGACGCCGTCCAGATGCTGGACAAGCGTCTCGACGCTGCTCTGGGTCAACTGAAGACGCCGCAACTCGCCCCCATTCCCCGCTTGGTAGCGCAGGGGTAGCCCATCTGTTCGCGGTCCGAGGTAGACCACCAAGACCTTTCGCTTTCCCACGGCCGTTGGAAACAGAGCTGCGCTCTCAGAGCGGGTGCCCGGCGTCGTTCCACTCTTCTGACCAGATTCTTCGACTCGGCTTGACGCcagcgtttcttcgttgtcACTGTTGAAGCCCGGTGTTTCGAGCTTCCGCCCCGCTGTCGCTGAGACCTGCGTCTCAACCGAGTTCAACGTCGGCAAGGAGACCtcaggcggagaagagggcgtGTGTATCGTTTCCCGGTCTCGCTCTGCGCCCTCGTCGCCGCCGTCTGCGAAAACGTTCCTCTGAGGAGCGACGCACCACTCGGACAGCTGAGTGCTGGACTGATTGAGGCAGCACACAAACGGGTTGAAGCCGCCGTAGACTCcgttccccttttctctgttcatcTCCCCTTCCTCAGGCTTgctctcgccctcgcctcGAGTCTCCTGTTGCACATGTATGAGCAAAGCAAGGCCGTCCTCAGCCGGCACACGTAGGTCCTGCTCGTCTGCCTGGTCTTCTGGACTCCCCGACTCCACCGTCTCGGTAGACGATGCAGCGCCTCTCTGACCTGCGCGCTTCgcccgcttctctgctttctttaTCGCCACATCCAGCGGGAGGGCTCTGGTCGGCTGAAACCGCGAAAGCGTGTCATACTCTCTGGCCTCGCTCGGCAAGACCTTGCTGCCGCTCCACGCGCCGACCAAGTCCGCGTCGTCACccacgggagagagagaagggaacggCGGCTGGAAGTCTGTGTAGGTTTTCATGAACTGTGCCCCGTACTCCGCGTACGATACGAAAGGGCCGAACCCAGTGACAGGCTCTGAAACGGGGTAGAACGTCGGCACTGAAGTGATCTGGTGGTCGGCTGAGAAGAAGTACGACTCGATGACCAGGCCGCTGACTCGTAAGACGTAGTATCCGCCTTCCTTCGATGCTGCTCTCGAAGTCTCTTCCACTCTGTCCGTGCTCTCCAGCCTATGGCTGTCCTCCGCGTGGGCCACCTCCTCGCTGAAACGCTGCAGCCGCAtctgcagctcttcctcgtcgcgaGGGTCTCCCTCCTCGCGAGGATCTTTCTCGCCATCGGCGACATCGGCCGCAAGCTGCTTTGCGTCGAGCACCTCGGCAACTCTCGTCGCCGGGTTCTCGGCCTCGGGTCCCGCTTCAACCGGCTCTAGCTTCGCTGAacctcttccctctcctcctgctCCCCCTCGGGGATCTGAACCCATTTCTGCGCTCACCGCCGTCGCGGGATCACGCGCGGAAGTCGCTGCGGGGAGATGCACTGGGGGCAGCGCCTGGAAGTGCTCGTAGACGAGACGCTGCAGCGTCGCCAGCGGAGGCACGAGAGCATACAGGGGGCGGTCGTCGACAGCCGCGTCTCGGATGACCCAGGGCGGGAGCATTTGCGTCGCGTTCGTCCACTCCTCCGGCTCGACGGGCTGACTCGCGCCTTCGTACGAGTAGATCAGCTTCATGCCCCAGTCTCCGAAAGTCTCCCGGTTTCCCTGAGCCCTCGCCGTTGTTGCCTTCTGCGCATGCCAGATCTCCGCCTCGCGCTCGTGAGCTGGGtggttcttctgctctctctggagacgccGCTTCGCGCGTCCGAACAAGTTGCCAAAGAACGATCGGCGGCGCTCAGGCACTTTCCTCGAACGCTCCTCGCGCTCTGGATCTTGCCTCCCGTCCCCGCCTCGCTGGATGTCCCCAGGTTTCTCCTCCATGCCCTCACCGGCGTCGGCaactcctttcttcttcccgcgtttctcgcgtctggggctcttctgttttccgtGACCGCGCCTCAACAGCTGCCGCGATTCCCCCTCGCCCGCTGGCGACTCCCCTTCGGGTTCGCGGGCGTCGTCTGCGACTTCCGGCTTCTTGTCCCCGTCTCGCACCCTCTGTTCGTGCAAAGGCTTCTTGTTCGCTCTCCTGCGGTTCTCGACGCTGCTCCCTGAGTCCTCAGCCCCTCTCTGCAGGTCAGCCGTGTCggtctcgtctccgtcctttACCCAGTCCGGTTCCGCTGCGTACCTCCTGGCTTCGTCTAAACTGCCGTTCCTCATGTCCTCATCTCcactctcgttttttccccGGTCTTCTTCCGACGAGTGGAAGGATGTGGCCGACCGGGAAGACTCACTCAACTCGCCTCTCAAAAGCGACGCGCCTCGTCCAGCATCGTCCAACTCGGTTTCAttgtctccgccgcctcgtcgcgtcgcctcttcgtGGCCCGAATGCGATCCTGCGACCGTAGTCACCAGCAAGTCGCTGATCGGGCGCGGCTGTACGGGGAGTGGAGGCGGAGGGGCAGTCACGAGCACGATCGGAAGCCTGCAAGATGGAAGGCCACATAACCTAACAAAAACAAGTGAGCACTGTGGGGTGGGGCTTCTGGGGTAGAGCCGCACACATTCGTCTGCAAAACCGGCGTTTGGGGTTGCGAGAGGGTCCTCCTCGTTCAGAACGTGAGTCCGAGAGTGACAGAGTCCGACGGAGATGTACCCACATTTTAGGACGATCGAGATACAACCCACGGCTACAACCGGGACTGATCACTGAGGACCGCTCGACATGAATAGAGCTCGAGGCATTACACTGAAACCAGTTAACACTCAAATACATCCTCCTTCACGGTGCTCGCTGCAGCGGAAAAATCGAGGATCGGCGCCGCAGGCGTTTCCAACCAGCGTGGCCAATCGAGAGCCCGTCACTGCTACGCCGCCTAAAAAGGCGCCGGTGAAGAGGCGAACGCATGTGACGGGTGTAGCCACACGTCGACGGTCTCGGAAAAGCCACAGGGGGGCCGCTGCATGAACGGATTAAGATCCTACGCCGCGCAAGGTTGCCTCCAGCGGCCAATGTGCGTGGCGCCGAATATACAATGCCACAACAGTGGGAAAGGTGACCAGTAGACAACGCAGACGACGATCACCTAAACGAGTTGTTGAAGCGACAGGAACGAGGCCACACCTGTCACATGCTCCGCAAGGCCAAGAATACAACAAACGAAATACTGAAATACGGTGAAGAACCTGTATTCACATGGAATAGATTTAGAGTATCTCCGAACATATCTTTAATATAGAAGGCAAATCTACATAGAACGCGTTGGTCAAAGCTGCGCAGCAAACTTGGAAAAACTTCACAGGACGAGCAGACAAAGACGCTCACGTGAACTTACACTTCCCACGATGGGTCTTGCTGCTTAGCCACCATGTAGAGGAGAAGCTCGAGAACCTTCTTTGCCTCGCTGTTAGGATAGACTGTACTGACGTCGAGGACCCCCacgccgcgtctctccatTTCATGCACCGCGTCGGCCACCGCCGCCGACAGAATTTGTTCTTCCAGACTGGACCGGTTGATGCGGCTTTGCTCCGACTGTTTCAGCTCTTCGAGGCGAGCCCTGATGCGGTACTCTTCTTGCCGTATGTCTTCTTCGTAGACGGCTTCACGTCGATCCTTGAAGAGCTCTACATCAGCGACCTGGACGAGACACCCGCACAGCCGGAGATTGAGGGGAAACCCCGGAgtgaaaaacggagaaagtATCACTAGAATGAAGGCGCTCGAAGGTGGGGTAACCGACGCCGAAAAGCGCGCACAGCAAAAATACTGAACGGAAGAGCGGTCGAAATTCGCAGTCGCCAGAGGCGGTCAAACTGAGAAGCCAACCCGATTCACCCACAGGCTGCCGACGACGCCAGTGAATCGATGTGTTTCAAAAAAAAACTACACCCCTTTTCAAAAAGATGCATGCTTGTACACACGAGAAGTGGAAAATATGTTGAAACAGTTACGTGTTGATACTCGAAAAATCGAACTCTGATGGCATCTCGCCAGCACACACCAAGGTGGACGCCTGAAAAACAAGAACATCTTTCTCTCAGCGCTAACATGCAGTCTTCGCTTCCGACACTCCGTGCAGAACACGGTTAGTGAAATAATGAAAGTAAATTTGAAGTGTGACTTTGGCAGTCCTTCGTTTACAGCTTGTTCCGTTATATTCAGACGCATCCTGTTATATTCGACGACCAGTTGTGTTTATGAATACGCTTGCAGGTCAAGAGGGAAACAACTCAGACCACAAACTCGACGACAGACCAATGGCATTTACGTCTTTGGCAGTGCTGGAGTCGACCAaagcgtgtgtgtgtgtgttccaGTTGCCCCGGCGGTGACGTtttccctgcctctctcgaAGGAAAGAGCCTCGAACCGATTAAAAGCAGACCAGTTTATGTTTCTCACTTACATGGCGGTCAATGGTGACATTGACACCCCTGGAGATGTCATCCAGCTCGCTGGCCAGGGCGACTGACGTGTCCGACGCGTTCAACATGGCAAACGAGAGGTCGACTACGTCCTACCAGAGCACGGAAAATCAAAAGGCCACTGTCCAAAGCCAGCGTACTACAGTATCTCCCTGCTTCCACAAGACTGCTTTTTGCCGGAGGCCTACCGAGACGCCGACAAACGCCGGTCGCTCGGCCCTTCGATCAACCTTTTTGCCTCGCGAATGACGGAacaggagacggagaacaCGCAAACGTTTGAGCTCGGAGATGACCGATGCTCGCGTTTCcacttttgtttttcttttgcctGGTTTCTCAACGCTCTCCCGTCTCCACTTCACAGCGACTGAAGCGCGTACAATGCAGTTTCGAGGCGCACCGGAGAAACCCAGGAAAGTAACCGGACTCCCCTCTCCCCTGTGTCCCGCAAGACAGTCTTCATGAGATGTGCCCGAACGAGGGAACCTCGGATTGAGATACAACCCGCAGGTAAACGAGCCACCGAGTGATCACCGCAGAGCGTTCAACATGAACACGTGGAGTCTGCGATACTACACCTCCGTCCAtcagcctctctctgttttgaCAGTTGCCAGCTGCTCAGACCGAAGTCGAGAACTCCCTTTGTGAGAAACATTTTGGTTCCTCTTACCCTCCGAAGCGGCGTCAACCTCTGATTCACAGCTTCTCTGAGCTGACTCTCGAAGAGCGTGCTGTTCGTGCGAACGAACGTAGAAATGCGAGAGTCCATAACGTTGACGGCATTCTCCAGCTGCTCCAGAAAAGTTCTGTGAGGGAAATTCCGGCCTGaccaaagaagcagaagataCGGTGAACGATGGGCATGCAGCCTATGAAAGGCAAGATAAACCACAGTACAAAGAATGGTTATATTGTTTCACAAACCAATCCGGTAGTAAGGCGCAATGTGGGAGCCTGTTTACCCTACACGTGCGTAGCTTGTGGAAGAGCGCTACCTCCCCACGCGTTGTACCTCCCCCAAAGCAAACACAAGCACAGAACAGAGGGAAGCCCACATTATGTCCACATTCACGTAGTATTGTGAGCAACCATACAGGCGCCAGCCTCAACAGTAGCGGCTGAACTAAAGGAGAACCGACAAAGTAAGCAGACCATCTGGCTGCAAAACATCGCCCGCAAAGCGGTGAACAAAGCTGCGTAGATCCACGCACTCGGTTTAATGGACGAACGAAACACGCAGCAGTTCGGAGAGGGCAGTGTGGGAACACCCGAAAGAGACGACACAGTGAAGccacgaaagaaaaacggtgGGCCGGAGAAATCTCCAACACATCGACTTTTCCTGAACGAACAGTGGAAGTCGAATTTCACATGAAAATTCAGTTACGCGGTACAGATAGTCGAGTTCTTTACACTTTCTGCACACCACCACTCCAGTGATGTGCTCTAGACAGCTGACAGTGTTGGATTTCACTATCCTACGGAATATTTACGTTCGCGAATGTCTCTCGATAACGAGCTGTTTTCCAGGTCCAGAAGGGTCCGGCTCGGGGGCCGACCCGTGCGGGTCGAAGACAATCGAACATTCTCTTTGCGTTCTGAGTTGATCCCCGGACGTCTTGTCCGGGCCGACACTGGAGCCTCTCCGGACTCTCCGATTCTCGTTCCATTGACGGAAGAAACTGACCTCCGGCGGCGATCTGTTCAAACGCCTCGACGCTGCGTTGCGGACGTAAATCGACAAGCGCAGACCGGTACATTTGCATGTCGCCTACAACGCCGTCAAGTTGTTTCTGAAGCCAGTCGATGTCGCCGGTGAGTTTCGAAACTCTCTTCTGCAAAGATGCCTCCACCTTTTCCACAGCTTCAGCTTGGCTCTCGAGCTCCCACCCCTCCGCAGCGTCGACCTCCGGTTCGGTTACGCTTCCGAAAGAGCCATCCCGTTCGCTCCCAGTAGGCGCTGCGCTCTGCGGCAGACCGGACTTGAGGCTCGTCAGCAACTGGGACGTATCGCTCGACGCTTCCTGCTGGAGACTGTCCTGGTGCGTCTCCGGGCTCGTCTCCTGGAGTCCAGAAGACACGGCGGATATcaaacgaggaaacgcaggcTTCGCCTTTCCAGGGGCAGACGGTCGCGCGGTCCGTGCGCCCTTCTTCATCTCAGAGGAGCCACCGTTCCAGGACCCCCACAGCTGCTCTCCACTATTGTCTAGAGCCGACGAAAGCCAACCATGGAAACTGAGCTGGCTAGGCAGAGGGAGCCGCGCATCCCGCGAAAGAGTACGCGAAGCAGAATGTTTCGACGTCTGGCTGATCTCCATCCCTCTCCCCGCCACGCTCAGGGACGAGTCTTGCTCTGGTGTTTCATGTGGCGGTCCTTGCTGCGTAGCATTTCCTTTTTGCTTTGCCTGGGTGCTGGGGACCGAGGAGCTCGACGCGCCCCGCGTTCTCCCTTCGGAGTGGCCTGGCGCCGGAGCTCCTTTACCCCGTTTCTCAATGGTCGTTTCGGATTCATCCGTGGTCGAATGTTCTGGGGAGGTCGCAGACGCAACTGCCGCTAAAGTCGCAGGCAAGGCAAGTGGTGGTTCTCCGTACACGCCATCgggtcgagagaaagacccAGCAGAAAAGCTCGAGAGGGCTGGACTGGAGAAAGGCGTCTCAGAAggcaaacagaaaaaaatggtaacgagaggaagaacggtGCGCAACGAAAACAACCCGGATTTGACACAGACTAGAAAAGAAGCACCATCTGTCCAACGGCCCACACCGGCTGCCTCCGGCACTGGGGGCGACTTCCCTCCCATTCTTTCACAGGGGAAGCTTTACAGGCACAACAGTCAGGCAATGAAAGTCATGGAACACAGACAGTAGGGAGAGAACAAACCATGCGCCAACTGACCGAGGGACAGCTGCCAACGGCCGAGCGTCTCCGTCCCTACTAGTGCAGGCGTATCAAATGAAGATAAACGCCCTAGAAGACAGTCCGTTTTCTGCCATTGCCTCCGTTCTTAGACTTCCAACTTGTGCGAAAGACTAGTTCTTCGGCATCACTTAAAAACGAGCAGTGACCCCCGACTGTGGTAATGGGTCTTGCGGGGGAAGTCGTACTCTATAAGGGTGGTGGTAGTATCCGAAgtgcagggagagaaacggtaAACAAACAGCGACGGAGAGTCTCCCAGTTCATTTCCAAGAAGGGGTTTTCGAAACAATGTCGTGAGCCTAGAGAAAGCCAAAACAGAAAACGTTCATCGACGCCACCAGCACACAAATCGAAGGTCGCCGTGGCACGGGTGACACAGGGTTTAGCCAATCCTCGCCGGTAACTACGGAGACGTCatagaagagagaaacacgtACTGTAGTCGAATCGGATCTGACGACAGTCTTGCAGAATCTTCAGCGATGGGCTTACAAAAGCACCGGAGACAAGAATTGAGGTTTCTGACGCGCACAGCGGCAATCCGTCAAACTttgtgcgcatgcaaacaacAGCGACGCGCCGCTAGTACGCACCGGTCCCGAAGAGAATCCTGCGAACGCGCGTCGTGTGTGTGTTCCGCAAGGTTCTCTTGAGTCGAGATGTGTGCCCTCTCCTCGTGGTGTAAATCAATGCGGACAGAAGATACAGTTTTGGATTTTGGCTCCTCTCGACGGAATTTTAGTGTATCTTACGGAGAGGCTCCTCTCCAGGTGTCGCGCCGACGCTTAAGTTGCTGTCACAGTGCTAATCCATCGTCGATCGGATAACGGCGTTGAAGTCCCCGGAGAGTGTGAATTTTTTAGAGACATGTACTGTTGCCTCTACGCGAAGGAACAGTTGCTCGCACTGCGTGTATCGGTGTTTTGAAATTCCTCGTGAGCATGGAAAGGGATGTGGCTAAGACCGTCGTTCAACTGCAAGTATCTTCGTGTTGATGCCGCGTCGGTCGGGGACTTGTGGAGGCATGCTCATTGAGCTTCGGGGGAAGGCAGACTTGATCAATCGGGATGTGATCAATTGTGGCACCTTGGTTAAAATACATTGGAAACCCTTCTCATGGTTGACCTAGACGATGTCACGGTAACGTCGCAGAGTTAGAAAAGCAGGTGGGGCTGATTACATTTCGACTGTCACGCGTGCGCCGCTGGTGGAAGTTGtgcctttcgcttctgcaCATGTGAATCTGGTTTGGTAGTTAGTGAGCAACCGTTTCTGCCCTGCCACTGTACTCACACAGTTCACTGCAAAAGTCGCGAATTTCTCTAAACATGGCACGAACCAGCTCAGGCCTGGTGCTAATTAGCAAAAGGGACCTGTAGAGTATGGTGGATGGTCGGTATTACTAGATTAACTTTGAAGCGCCTGCTGCAGTCGCATCGCGAtcggaagaagcgaaatcGGAGAGGCAACTGGAAGGAAAATTATACGGTTTTGGGTCCGGAGACAAGTAGATTTGTTTCCATCTCGCTCTCTGAAGCGACAATTTTGCATCTAGAGTTGGCTGATTTACCACACAGCGCATGTCCACTCTTCACACGCAAACTCAAAAACAGTTTGACAGGCTCCCTCCGAAGAACAAGTAGTGAGACGTGTGTGGTCGACGCTATGACGAATGAAACCGCGTTTCTATAGTTATGAACGTGACGTCTGGGGCCAACGCCTCTTGAACCAAAGCGAATCGGAAAGGTAGGCGACGTCCTGAATTGGTTCGTCTTGGGCGAATGAGGTGTTTTCGTACCGATCTGTGGATCCTGCGGAGTAGCACGTAGGGACTGTGCTGGCCCATCCAGGCTGTGACATACAGACTGCTCCTTTGCAGCACGGCAACGGTCCGACACATATCCCTCCAACAGTGACGCAGCCTTCGGGACGcagttccctctctcctttacCAGGGTTCCACATCTGTTTCCGATTCGCCTGCTGATCAGTGGAAGTTGAGACCAGCGGTGAGCCACCAGAAATGCAACTCAACGGCGATGCCATTGGAAGCTCAACCAAGGAACAAATTGGGGATAATGGAGGGAAGGGAGGGGGGAAGGATCCGGACAACCACGGAGGAAATATCCAGTCGATGTCGGACCCACCAAAAGAAAACATGACGCAGGTACCCGTGTCGTGGTTTTTCAGGCAAGTCACTGCAGTTTGCCTTTGGTCGCCACTCCTGTCATCGTAGGTCCTCGCAAGTTCTTCAGCGCTTGCCAGCCACTCAGCGGCAGCATCCTCTCGGTCCCACAGAAAAGTGCTTCGGGGCAAATGCGGATCCTCTTTGAAATATTGTGAGGCCGGGTGGGAATACTTCCTCGGTGGGGGGAGACCCTCCGCGGTGGCCTCGCCCAAAACACCAGCCTTCTGTAGGAACAGAAATACGACAAGTACAATATTTGCTGctagacagaagcagagtaGGGATATCACTTGGTTTGCTGACAGAGATGTAAGGATCCATGTCGCCATAGTTGCGCGGGTGAATAATGTACAAAAAGACGGATTTCGTGCAGCGCTCGGTGAACCATCTTTGTCGCAAGCGTACCAGCGTTTCGGACGCCCCAGCATAGCGTAGCTAATGGCGAAGATGTTGGAATCGACCAGTACCGTGGTCGTTACGCTTGCGTTGCCGATACGCTGTCCTGGTTGTATTTCTAACCATGCTTTGCAATCACAAACAACCACCGGCATCTGGCAGATATTTCAATGGGCGCGCACCTTATAGCACAAGCCGTGAGTTTGATTCATCGTTGTGCTCTTTTCAAAACAACACTCTGCTTTGGGGGTTCATGGATAATGCGTTGGCTAGACAATTCTGGGGTAGCGAACGAGCTTAGTCAACGCCTCTCAATGGTCGGTAGTCAGCCAGAGAAACAATATAACCAGGCTCGAAGGGAAATCCCTTGTTTAGTTTTCACATCTTTTGAGCCAGCTGAGTCGCGTGTACACAACCATGCAAACGACCTTTTCGCACGAAGGATCTTCACTTTCGTAATGCATAGTACTGGAATCGCTTCCCCATGCGGTTAACCAGAATAGAAAACGAGCGAGCTGGCAGCGAGAGTGTACGCCACGGGGAAGTCGACACGTTATCTTATGCATAGTCGTGTAACTGTAACTATGGCAGAGCATTGCTCTTCAAGTGGCACGAATTCTTCAAAGCAAATCTGAGAAGTTCCTCGTTGCTGATCGGGACATCTTCAGCCGTGTTGTATAGGGAAGTGGCGTTTTCTGGtgaggagacaaggaacgTTCCCCAAAAATTTCAAGATCAGGAAGAGGGAACAGAAGGCAGCCAGGAGCTAGAGGAGAATGGAACACATAGGCAGTGGCACAAGTGGATAGGAGTTTCGCTAAGTATGTATGTTGGATGTACCTTGTCAATCAACTGTACAGAATGTCTCACACTCGTTGACGGAGACGGAGCCATGCGTTGTCTTAAAGGCTCAAATGTCGAAAGAGCGACTCACGCAGGTTTCTTAGAGTGAAATGGAGTCAGCAGTCTGTCATCCACCGAAGCAGAAGTCAAAGGGGTTACACCTGCGGTAGATCGTAAGTTTGGAGGATTGTAAAACTGCAACGGAGAAAGGCACCGTGTCTAAGGTCTCAATAGGTTTCATGTGGTGTGTCATCAGCCCTTGTTGATgtggctctctctctggagtcACTGCAGATCAGAGAGTTAAACCTATTTTCTATTTTCATGTCTGCGACGTTGCGGTTTGGATCGCTTGACAAGGAAAAAGGTCTGAGTGCTACACAAtcatctctcctctttctaCAGTCTCTGAAGGGCTTTACGGGTCATATTTGGGCGTTTCTGTAACGACCAAGCACACTCAAACGCCGCGCTGATGGACAAATCTAGGAAGCCATCGGAATGTGTGGCAACTGTTTTTTAAAACAGTCGTGCGTATCCTTTACGTCAACTACTGCTGCCGTCTGTCGGGTCGTGCGTAGATTACAGTGACTGGCATCCACTCGGACCCCAATGGTTTCGTTAAGTTCACAAGATTAGCTAGAAGCAGGTGTGTCACTTCACGCACTGACAAGTGACATGCTTGCAACAGCACAAGCACGACACTGCTGAGGCCTATCCCAGAACAGCAGCTATTCCCCCACGAGCCAGATTGT
Proteins encoded in this window:
- a CDS encoding hypothetical protein (encoded by transcript TGME49_217680); translation: MGGKSPPVPEAAGVGRWTDGASFLVCVKSGLFSLRTVLPLVTIFFCLPSETPFSSPALSSFSAGSFSRPDGVYGEPPLALPATLAAVASATSPEHSTTDESETTIEKRGKGAPAPGHSEGRTRGASSSSVPSTQAKQKGNATQQGPPHETPEQDSSLSVAGRGMEISQTSKHSASRTLSRDARLPLPSQLSFHGWLSSALDNSGEQLWGSWNGGSSEMKKGARTARPSAPGKAKPAFPRLISAVSSGLQETSPETHQDSLQQEASSDTSQLLTSLKSGLPQSAAPTGSERDGSFGSVTEPEVDAAEGWELESQAEAVEKVEASLQKRVSKLTGDIDWLQKQLDGVVGDMQMYRSALVDLRPQRSVEAFEQIAAGGRNFPHRTFLEQLENAVNVMDSRISTFVRTNSTLFESQLREAVNQRLTPLRRDVVDLSFAMLNASDTSVALASELDDISRGVNVTIDRHVADVELFKDRREAVYEEDIRQEEYRIRARLEELKQSEQSRINRSSLEEQILSAAVADAVHEMERRGVGVLDVSTVYPNSEAKKVLELLLYMVAKQQDPSWEVLPIVLVTAPPPPLPVQPRPISDLLVTTVAGSHSGHEEATRRGGGDNETELDDAGRGASLLRGELSESSRSATSFHSSEEDRGKNESGDEDMRNGSLDEARRYAAEPDWVKDGDETDTADLQRGAEDSGSSVENRRRANKKPLHEQRVRDGDKKPEVADDAREPEGESPAGEGESRQLLRRGHGKQKSPRREKRGKKKGVADAGEGMEEKPGDIQRGGDGRQDPEREERSRKVPERRRSFFGNLFGRAKRRLQREQKNHPAHEREAEIWHAQKATTARAQGNRETFGDWGMKLIYSYEGASQPVEPEEWTNATQMLPPWVIRDAAVDDRPLYALVPPLATLQRLVYEHFQALPPVHLPAATSARDPATAVSAEMGSDPRGGAGGEGRGSAKLEPVEAGPEAENPATRVAEVLDAKQLAADVADGEKDPREEGDPRDEEELQMRLQRFSEEVAHAEDSHRLESTDRVEETSRAASKEGGYYVLRVSGLVIESYFFSADHQITSVPTFYPVSEPVTGFGPFVSYAEYGAQFMKTYTDFQPPFPSLSPVGDDADLVGAWSGSKVLPSEAREYDTLSRFQPTRALPLDVAIKKAEKRAKRAGQRGAASSTETVESGSPEDQADEQDLRVPAEDGLALLIHVQQETRGEGESKPEEGEMNREKGNGVYGGFNPFVCCLNQSSTQLSEWCVAPQRNVFADGGDEGAERDRETIHTPSSPPEVSLPTLNSVETQVSATAGRKLETPGFNSDNEETLASSRVEESGQKSGTTPGTRSESAALFPTAVGKRKVLVVYLGPRTDGLPLRYQAGNGGELRRLQLTQSSVETLVQHLDGVCTADFSRKTETKGDRKQSTKKQADAQKRAPQMPSCTALDSFVHAPLGSRFWKQLMTLKHEMYVSNASKWATSYNRRLMDKHQIDVETAFAQELPPLFLPLSSFFQENVLLIRIHVAACPSRRRGSNEFAVPPVSVLERAVYLIGYPAAGLAAVAAYSYATRTQSKLTRLKETAKAAAAEAFPHYQPVMSAMQTATAEAGLWGRTSGAGEASRWIANVHVKFGKSSTSSIDLLDASLRSSHSDVGNPESRGGREQFWKVHVHGEEKRRKQQNGGNEDPFYIKGVQAGEAEAAVECATMPSIVTRVGSLMETRVIPRLYASELRGRKILVTLSSDQTPFLGERFFAGDRMEEAWKQVNLMPTRNHVAEKKKLKVKRTTSKKTDPAAAANLSVKKTVEVLDAEKRRPKVLEMPNLLVENALEGTPHTRHRSEEGKWTPPEPNALPLYNDHSLSSNEEEVAPKEQDPGVSKAPESRAPETPEAILPEERMPFGRTVQESVKREGQDLTTPKGQALMTSEGPDLMTPEGQELMTREGWVLEAPEERESMTSDGQESVAPYGHESVALDAEESVAPEEHESVTPKHSEALTFERQKEIIPEADESVRPQHSEPLTFERQKGMMPQAHESVTPKNSEALTFARHKDMMSEEDESVRPKHSEPLMFARHKDMMSEEDESVRPKHSEPLMFARHKDMMSEEDESVRPKHSEPLMFARHKDMMSEEDESVRPKHSEPLMFARHKDMMLEEDESVTPKHSEPLMFARQKDMMPEEDESVTPMHSEAMMFTRQKEMMPEDEETPTPDVEDPASLDDYTLMKNTRELMNLGYDGFASAEEMVTPEYEELGLFDVV